In Rhinopithecus roxellana isolate Shanxi Qingling chromosome 4, ASM756505v1, whole genome shotgun sequence, a single genomic region encodes these proteins:
- the LOC115896833 gene encoding tenascin-X-like isoform X2, which yields MHGSRPCGARASCRPCPPLSPPVPGRTGRGRGLGGQPRSKAWTLDPALLSPGGLRIPFPRDCGEEMQNGAGASRTTTIFLNGNRERPLNVFCDMETDGGGWLVFQRRMDGQTDFWRDWEDYAHGFGNISGEFWLGNEALHRLKQAGDCSMRVDLRAGDEAVFAQYDSFRVDSTAEYYRLHLEGYHGTAGDSMSYHSGSVFSARDRDPKNLLISCTVSYRGAWWYRNCHYANLNGLYGSTVDHQGVSWYYWKGFEFSVPFTEMKLRPRNFRSPAGGG from the exons ATGCACGGCTCCAGGCCATGTGGGGCGAGAGCCTCCTGCCGCCCGTGTCCACCTCTTTCACCACCGGTACCTGGACGCACGGGCCGGGGCCGGGGACTGGGTGGGCAGCCACGGTCTAAGGCTTGGACCTTGGACCCTGCTCTCCTCTCCCCAGGTGGGCTGCGGATCCCCTTCCCCAGGGACTGCGGGGAGGAGATGCAGAACGGAGCCGGTGCCTCCAGGACCACCACCATCTTCCTCAACGGCAACCGCGAGCGGCCCCTCAACGTGTTTTGTGACATGGAGACTGACGGGGGCGGCTGGCTG GTGTTCCAGCGCCgcatggatggacagacagacttCTGGAGGGACTGGGAGGACTATGCCCATGGTTTTGGGAACATCTCTGGGGAGTTCTGGCTGG GCAATGAGGCCCTGCACCGCCTGAAGCAGGCAGGTGACTGCTCCATGCGCGTGGACCTGCGGGCCGGGGACGAGGCTGTGTTCGCCCAGTACGACTCCTTCCGCGTAGACTCGACTGCGGAGTACTACCGCCTCCACCTGGAGGGCTACCACGGCACCGCAG GGGACTCCATGAGCTACCACAGCGGCAGTGTCTTCTCTGCCCGTGATCGGGACCCCAAAAACTTGCTCATCTCCTGCACTGTCTCCTACCGAGGGGCCTGGTGGTACAGGAACTGCCACTATGCCAACCTCAACGGGCTCTATGGGAGCACAGTGGACCATCAG GGAGTGAGCTGGTACTACTGGAAGGGCTTCGAGTTCTCGGTGCCCTTCACGGAAATGAAGCTGAGACCAAGAAACTTTCGCTCCCCAGCCGGGGGAGGCTGA
- the LOC115896833 gene encoding tenascin-X-like isoform X1 yields the protein MVQYEDTNGQPQALLVDGDQSKILISGLEPSTPYRFLLYGLHEGKRLGPLSAEGTTGDPAPGRGHISPAPWPLSLHPLQCTAPGHVGREPPAARVHLFHHRYLDARAGAGDWVGSHGLRLGPWTLLSSPQVGCGSPSPGTAGRRCRTEPVPPGPPPSSSTATASGPSTCFVTWRLTGAAGWWVALGNPGVCAGQGLLPREPEADGAPTFFPGVPAPHGWTDRLLEGLGGLCPWFWEHLWGVLAGSVPHRGWGSTDGDGGPVDTRTLMRSCLPPPGNEALHRLKQAGDCSMRVDLRAGDEAVFAQYDSFRVDSTAEYYRLHLEGYHGTAGDSMSYHSGSVFSARDRDPKNLLISCTVSYRGAWWYRNCHYANLNGLYGSTVDHQGVSWYYWKGFEFSVPFTEMKLRPRNFRSPAGGG from the exons ATGGTCCAGTATGAGGACACGAACGGGCAGCCCCAGGCCTTGCTCGTGGACGGTGACCAGAGCAAGATCCTCATCTCAGGCCTGGAGCCCAGCACCCCCTACAGGTTCCTCCTCTATGGCCTCCATGAAGGGAAGCGCCTGGGGCCCCTCTCAGCTGAGGGCACCACAG GAGATCCTGCTCCCGGGAGGGGTCACATCTCACCAGCTCCTTGGCCTCTTTCCCTCCACCCCCTACAATGCACGGCTCCAGGCCATGTGGGGCGAGAGCCTCCTGCCGCCCGTGTCCACCTCTTTCACCACCGGTACCTGGACGCACGGGCCGGGGCCGGGGACTGGGTGGGCAGCCACGGTCTAAGGCTTGGACCTTGGACCCTGCTCTCCTCTCCCCAGGTGGGCTGCGGATCCCCTTCCCCAGGGACTGCGGGGAGGAGATGCAGAACGGAGCCGGTGCCTCCAGGACCACCACCATCTTCCTCAACGGCAACCGCGAGCGGCCCCTCAACGTGTTTTGTGACATGGAGACTGACGGGGGCGGCTGGCTGGTGGGTGGCATTGGGAAACCCAGGAGTCTGTGCAGGGCAGGGGCTGTTGCCCCGGGAGCCAGAGGCTGATGGTGCCCCCACTTTCTTCCCAGGTGTTCCAGCGCCgcatggatggacagacagacttCTGGAGGGACTGGGAGGACTATGCCCATGGTTTTGGGAACATCTCTGGGGAGTTCTGGCTGGGTCAGTACCTCACAGGGGTTGGGGAAGTACGGATGGGGATGGGGGCCCTGTGGACACCAGGACTCTGATGAGGTCATGTCTCCCACCCCCAGGCAATGAGGCCCTGCACCGCCTGAAGCAGGCAGGTGACTGCTCCATGCGCGTGGACCTGCGGGCCGGGGACGAGGCTGTGTTCGCCCAGTACGACTCCTTCCGCGTAGACTCGACTGCGGAGTACTACCGCCTCCACCTGGAGGGCTACCACGGCACCGCAG GGGACTCCATGAGCTACCACAGCGGCAGTGTCTTCTCTGCCCGTGATCGGGACCCCAAAAACTTGCTCATCTCCTGCACTGTCTCCTACCGAGGGGCCTGGTGGTACAGGAACTGCCACTATGCCAACCTCAACGGGCTCTATGGGAGCACAGTGGACCATCAG GGAGTGAGCTGGTACTACTGGAAGGGCTTCGAGTTCTCGGTGCCCTTCACGGAAATGAAGCTGAGACCAAGAAACTTTCGCTCCCCAGCCGGGGGAGGCTGA
- the LOC115896833 gene encoding tenascin-X-like isoform X3 produces the protein MWGESLLPPVSTSFTTGGLRIPFPRDCGEEMQNGAGASRTTTIFLNGNRERPLNVFCDMETDGGGWLVFQRRMDGQTDFWRDWEDYAHGFGNISGEFWLGNEALHRLKQAGDCSMRVDLRAGDEAVFAQYDSFRVDSTAEYYRLHLEGYHGTAGDSMSYHSGSVFSARDRDPKNLLISCTVSYRGAWWYRNCHYANLNGLYGSTVDHQGVSWYYWKGFEFSVPFTEMKLRPRNFRSPAGGG, from the exons ATGTGGGGCGAGAGCCTCCTGCCGCCCGTGTCCACCTCTTTCACCACCG GTGGGCTGCGGATCCCCTTCCCCAGGGACTGCGGGGAGGAGATGCAGAACGGAGCCGGTGCCTCCAGGACCACCACCATCTTCCTCAACGGCAACCGCGAGCGGCCCCTCAACGTGTTTTGTGACATGGAGACTGACGGGGGCGGCTGGCTG GTGTTCCAGCGCCgcatggatggacagacagacttCTGGAGGGACTGGGAGGACTATGCCCATGGTTTTGGGAACATCTCTGGGGAGTTCTGGCTGG GCAATGAGGCCCTGCACCGCCTGAAGCAGGCAGGTGACTGCTCCATGCGCGTGGACCTGCGGGCCGGGGACGAGGCTGTGTTCGCCCAGTACGACTCCTTCCGCGTAGACTCGACTGCGGAGTACTACCGCCTCCACCTGGAGGGCTACCACGGCACCGCAG GGGACTCCATGAGCTACCACAGCGGCAGTGTCTTCTCTGCCCGTGATCGGGACCCCAAAAACTTGCTCATCTCCTGCACTGTCTCCTACCGAGGGGCCTGGTGGTACAGGAACTGCCACTATGCCAACCTCAACGGGCTCTATGGGAGCACAGTGGACCATCAG GGAGTGAGCTGGTACTACTGGAAGGGCTTCGAGTTCTCGGTGCCCTTCACGGAAATGAAGCTGAGACCAAGAAACTTTCGCTCCCCAGCCGGGGGAGGCTGA
- the LOC104678146 gene encoding complement C4-B codes for MRLLWGLIWASSFFTLSLQKPRLLLFSPSVVHLGVPLSVGVQLQDVPRGQVVKGSVFLRNPSHNNVPCSPKVDFTLSSERDFALLSLQVPLKDVKSCGLHQLLRGPEVQLVAQSPWIKDSLSRKTNIQGVNLLFSSRRGHLFLQTDQPVYNPGQRVRYRVFALDQKMRPSTDAITVTVENSHGLRVRKKEVYLPSSIFQDDFVIPDISEPGTWKISARFSDGLESNSSTQFEVKKYVLPNFEVKITPGKPYILTVPGHLDEIQLDIQARYIYGKPVQGVAYVRFGLLDEDGKKTFLRGLESQTKLVNGQSHISLSKAEFQDALGKLNMGITGLQGLRLYVAAAIIETPGGEMEEAELTSWSFVSSPFSLDLSKTKRHLVPGAPFLLQALVREISGSPASGIPVKVSATVSSPGSVPEVRDIQQNTDGSGQVSIPIITPQTVSELQLSVSAGSPYPAIARLTVAAPPSGGPGFLSIERPDSRPPRVGDTLNLNLRAVGSGATFSHYYYMILSRGQIMFMNREPKRTLTSVSVFVDHHLAPSFYFVAFYYHGDQPVANSLRVDVQAGACEGKLELSVDGAREYRNGESVKLHLETDSPALVALGALDTALYAAGSKSHKPLNMGKVFEVMNSYDLGCGPGGGDSALQVFQAAGLAFSDGHQWTFSRKRLGCPEEKTTRKKRNVNFQKAINEKLGQYASPTAKRCCQDGVTRLPMMRSCEQRAARVQQPDCREPFLSCCQFAESLRKKNRTRGQVGLQRALEILQEEDLIDEDDIPVRSFFPENWLWRVETVDRFQILTLWLPDSLTTWEIHGLSLSKTKGLCVATPVQLRVFREFHLHLRLPVSVRRFEQLELRPVLYNYLDRNLTVSVHVSPVEGLCLAGGGGLAQQVLVPAGSARPVAFSVVPTAAAAVSLKVVARGSFEFPVGDAVSKVLQIEKEGAIHTEELVYELNPLDHRGRTLEIPGNSDPNMIPDGDFNSYVRVTASDPLDTLGSEGALSPGGVASLLRLPQGCGEQTMIYLAPTLAASRYLDKTEQWSALPPETKDHAVDLIQKGYMRIQQFRKADGSYAAWLSRGSSTWLTAFVLKVLSLAQEQVGGSPEKLQETSEWLLSQQQADGSFQDPCPVIHRNMQGGLVGSDETVALTAFVTIALHHGLAVFQDEGTEELKQRVEASISKANSFLGEKASAGLLGAHAAAITAYALTLTKAPGDLQSVAHNNLMAMAQETGDNLYWGSVTGSQSNAVSPTPAPRNPADPMPQAPALWIETTAYALLHLLLHEGKAEMADQTAAWLTRQGGFQGGFRSTQDTVIALDALSAYWIASHTTEERGLNVTLSSTGRSGFTSHALQLNNRQIRGLEEELQFSLGSKINVKVGGNSKGTLKVLRIYNVLDMKNTTCQDLQIEVTVKGHVEYTMQANEDYEDYEYDELPARDDPGAPLQPVTPLQLFEGRRNRRRREAPKVVEEQESRVHYTVCIWRNGKVGLSGMAIADITLLSGFHALRADLEKLTSLSDRYVSHFETEGPHVLLYFDSVPTSRECVGFEAVQEVPVGLVQPASAALYDYYNPERRCSVFYGAPSKSRLLATLCSAEVCQCAEGKCPRQRRALERGLQDEDGYRMKFACYYPRVEYGFQVKVLREDSRAAFRLFETKITQVLHFTKDVKAAVNQTRNFLVRASCRLRLEPGKEYLIMGLDGATYDLEGHPQYLLDSNSWIEEMPSERLCRSTRQRAACAQLNDFLQEYGTQGCQV; via the exons ATGAGGCTCCTCTGGGGGCTGATCTGGGCATCCAGCTTCTTCACCTTATCTCTGCAGAAGCCCAG GTTGCTCTTGTTCTCTCCTTCTGTGGTTCATCTGGGGGTCCCCCTATCGGTGGGCGTGCAGCTCCAGGATGTGCCCCGAGGACAGGTAGTGAAAGGATCAGTGTTCCTGCGAAACCCATCTCATAATAATGTCCCCTGCTCCCCAAAGGTGGACTTCACCCTTAGCTCAGAAAGAGACTTCgcactcctcagcctccag GTGCCCTTGAAAGATGTGAAGAGCTGTGGCCTCCATCAACTCCTCAGAGGCCCTGAGGTCCAGCTGGTGGCCCAGTCACCATGGATAAAGGACTCTCTGTccagaaagacaaacatccaGGGTGTCAACCTGCTCTTCTCCTCTCGCCGGGGGCACCTCTTTTTGCAGACGGACCAGCCCGTTTACAACCCTGGTCAGCGGG TTCGGTACCGGGTCTTTGCTCTGGATCAAAAGATGCGCCCGAGCACTGACGCCATCACAGTCACGGTGGAG AACTCTCACGGCCTCCGCGTGCGGAAGAAAGAGGTGTACCTGCCCTCGTCCATCTTCCAGGATGACTTTGTGATCCCAGACATCTCAGA GCCAGGGACCTGGAAGATCTCAGCCCGATTCTCAGATGGCCTGGAATCCAACAGCAGCACGCAGTTTGAGGTGAAGAAATATG TCCTTCCCAACTTTGAGGTGAAGATCACCCCTGGAAAGCCCTACATCCTGACGGTGCCAGGCCATCTTGATGAAATCCAGTTAGACATCCAGGCCAG GTACATCTATGGGAAGCCAGTGCAGGGGGTGGCGTATGTGCGCTTTGGGCTCCTAGATGAGGATGGTAAGAAGACTTTCCTTCGGGGGCTGGAGAGTCAGACCAAG ctgGTGAATGGACAGAGCCACATTTCCCTCTCAAAGGCAGAGTTCCAGGATGCTCTGGGGAAGCTGAATATGGGCATTACTGGCCTCCAGGGGCTGCGCCTCTACGTTGCTGCAGCCATCATTGAGACTCCAG GTGGGGAGAtggaggaggcagagctcacaTCCTGGTCTTTTGTGTCATCTCCCTTCTCCTTGGATCTTAGCAAGACCAAGCGACACCTTGTGCCTGGGGCCCCCTTCCTGCTGCAG GCCTTGGTCCGTGAGATATCAGGCTCCCCAGCGTCTGGCATTCCTGTCAAAGTTTCTGCCACCGTGTCTTCTCCTGGGTCTGTTCCTGAAGTCCGTGACATTCAACAGAACACAGATGGAAGCGGCCAAGTCAGCATTCCAATCATTACCCCTCAGACCGTCTCAGAGCTGCAGCTCTCG GTATCTGCAGGCTCTCCCTATCCAGCCATAGCCAGGCTCACTGTGGCAGCCCCACCTTCAGGAGGCCCCGGGTTTCTGTCTATTGAGCGGCCGGATTCTCGACCTCCTCGTGTTGGGGACACTCTGAACCTGAACTTGCGAGCCGTGGGCAGTGGGGCCACCTTTTCTCATTACTACTACATG ATCCTATCCCGAGGGCAGATTATGTTCATGAATCGAGAGCCCAAGAGGACCCTGACCTCGGTCTCTGTGTTTGTGGACCATCACCTGGCACCCTCCTTCTACTTTGTGGCCTTCTACTACCATGGAGACCAACCAGTGGCCAACTCCCTGCGAGTGGATGTCCAGGCTGGGGCCTGTGAGGGCAAG CTGGAGCTCAGCGTGGACGGTGCCAGGGAATACCGGAACGGGGAGTCCGTGAAGCTCCACTTAGAAACTGACTCCCCAGCCCTGGTGGCGCTGGGAGCCTTGGACACAGCTCTGTATGCTGCAGGCAGCAAGTCCCACAAGCCCCTCAACATGGGCAAG GTCTTTGAAGTTATGAACAGCTATGATCTCGGCTGTGGTCCTGGGGGTGGGGACAGTGCCCTTCAGGTGTTCCAGGCAGCGGGCCTGGCCTTTTCTGATGGACACCAATGGACCTTCTCCAGAAAGA GACTGGGCTGTCCCGAGGAGAAGACAACCCGGAAAAAGAGAAACGTAAACTTCCAAAAGGCGATTAATGAGAAAT TGGGTCAGTATGCTTCCCCGACAGCCAAGCGCTGCTGCCAGGATGGGGTGACACGTCTGCCCATGATGCGTTCCTGCGAGCAGCGGGCGGCCCGAGTGCAGCAGCCGGACTGCCGGGAGCCCTTCCTGTCCTGCTGCCAATTTGCTGAGAGTCTGCGCAAGAAGAACAGGACCAGGGGCCAGGTGGGCCTCCAACGAG CCCTGGAGATCCTGCAGGAGGAGGACCTGATTGATGAGGATGACATTCCCGTGCGCAGCTTCTTCCCAGAGAACTGGCTCTGGAGAGTGGAAACAGTGGACCGCTTTCAAAT ATTGACACTGTGGCTCCCCGACTCTCTGACCACGTGGGAGATCCACGGCCTGAGCCTGTCCAAAACCAAAG GCCTATGTGTGGCCACCCCAGTCCAGCTGCGGGTGTTCCGCGAGTTCCACCTGCACCTCCGCCTGCCCGTGTCTGTCCGCCGCTTTGAGCAGCTGGAGCTGCGGCCTGTCCTCTATAACTACCTGGATAGAAACCTGACT gtgaGCGTCCACGTGTCCCCAGTGGAGGGACTGTGTCTGGCTGGGGGCGGAGGGCTGGCCCAGCAGGTGCTGGTGCCTGCGGGCTCTGCCCGGCCTGTCGCCTTCTCTGTGGTGCCCACAGCAGCCGCCGCTGTGTCCCTGAAGGTGGTGGCTCGAGGGTCCTTCGAATTCCCTGTGGGAGATGCCGTGTCTAAGGTTCTGCAGATTGAG AAGGAAGGGGCCATCCATACAGAGGAGCTGGTCTATGAACTCAACCCTCTGG ACCACCGAGGCCGGACCTTGGAAATTCCTGGCAACTCTGATCCCAATATGATCCCTGATGGGGACTTTAACAGCTACGTGAGGGTTACAG CCTCAGATCCATTGGACACTTTGGGCTCTGAGGGGGCCTTGTCCCCAGGAGGCGTGGCCTCCCTCTTGAGACTTCCTCAAGGCTGTGGGGAGCAAACCATGATCTACTTGGCTCCGACACTGGCTGCTTCCCGCTACCTGGACAAGACAGAGCAGTGGAGCGCACTGCCCCCTGAGACCAAGGACCACGCTGTGGATCTGATCCAGAAAG gCTACATGCGCATCCAGCAGTTTCGGAAGGCGGATGGTTCCTATGCGGCTTGGTTGTCACGGGGCAGTAGCACCTG gcTCACAGCCTTTGTGTTGAAGGTCCTGAGTTTGGCCCAGGAGCAGGTAGGAGGCTCGCCTGAGAAACTGCAGGAGACGTCTGAGTGGCTTCTGTCCCAGCAGCAGGCTGATGGCTCGTTCCAGGACCCCTGTCCAGTGATACACAGGAACATGCAG GGGGGTTTGGTGGGCAGTGATGAGACTGTGGCACTCACAGCCTTTGTGACCATCGCCCTTCATCATGGGCTGGCCGTCTTCCAGGACGAGGGTACAGAGGAATTGAAGCAGAGAGTG gaagcctccaTCTCAAAGGCAAACTCATTTTTGGGGGAGAAAGCGAGTGCCGGGCTCCTGGGTGCCCACGCAGCCGCCATCACGGCCTATGCCCTGACACTGACCAAGGCCCCCGGGGACCTGCAGAGTGTTGCCCACAACAACCTCATGGCAATGGCCCAGGAGACTGGAG ATAACCTGTACTGGGGCTCAGTCACTGGCTCTCAGAGCAATGCCGTGTCGCCCACCCCGGCTCCTCGCAACCCAGCCGACCCCatgccccaggccccagccctgtGGATTGAAACCACAGCCTACGCCCTGCTGCACCTCCTGCTTCACGAGGGCAAAGCGGAGATGGCAGACCAGACTGCAGCCTGGCTCACCCGTCAGGGCGGCTTCCAAGGGGGATTCCGCAGTACCCAA GACACGGTGATTGCCCTGGATGCCCTGTCTGCCTACTGGATTGCCTCCCACACCACCGAGGAGAGGGGACTCAATGTGACTCTCAGCTCCACAGGCCGCAGTGGGTTCACGTCCCACGCGCTACAGCTGAACAACCGCCAGATTCGCGGCCTGGAGGAGGAGCTGCAG TTTTCCTTGGGCAGCAAGATCAATGTGAAGGTGGGAGGAAACAGCAAAGGAACCCTGAAG GTCCTTCGTATCTACAATGTCCTGGACATGAAGAACACGACCTGCCAGGACCTGCAGATAGAAGTGACAGTCAAAGGCCACGTCGAGTACACGA TGCAAGCAAACGAGGACTATGAGGACTATGAGTACGATGAGCTTCCAGCCAGGGACGACCCAGGTGCCCCTCTGCAGCCCGTGACACCCCTGCAGCTGTTTGAGGGTCGGAGGAACCGCCGCAGGAGGGAGGCGCCCAAGGTGGTGGAGGAGCAGGAGTCCAGGGTCCACTACACCGTGTGCATCTG GCGGAACGGCAAGGTGGGGCTCTCTGGCATGGCCATCGCAGACATCACCCTCCTGAGTGGATTCCACGCCCTGCGTGCTGACCTAGAGAAG CTGACCTCCCTCTCTGACCGTTATGTGAGTCACTTTGAGACCGAGGGGCCCCACGTCCTGCTGTATTTTGACTCG GTCCCCACGTCCCGGGAGTGCGTGGGCTTTGAGGCTGTGCAGGAAGTTCCCGTGGGGCTGGTGCAGCCGGCCAGCGCAGCCCTGTACGACTACTACAACCCGG agCGCAGATGTTCTGTGTTTTACGGAGCACCAAGTAAGAGCAGACTCCTGGCCACCTTGTGCTCTGCTGAAGTCTGCCAGTGTGCTGAGG GGAAGTGCCCTCGCCAGCGTCGCGCCCTGGAGCGGGGTCTGCAGGACGAGGATGGCTACAGGATGAAGTTTGCCTGCTACTACCCCCGTGTGGAGTACG GCTTCCAGGTTAAGGTTCTCCGAGAAGACAGCAGAGCCGCTTTCCGCCTCTTTGAGACCAAGATCACCCAAGTCCTGCACTTCA CCAAGGATGTCAAGGCCGCTGTTAATCAGACGCGCAACTTCCTGGTTCGAGCCTCTTGCCGCCTTCGCTTGGAACCTGGGAAAGAATATTTGATCATGGGTCTGGATGGGGCCACCTATGACCTCGAGGGACA CCCCCAGTACCTGCTGGACTCCAATAGCTGGATTGAGGAGATGCCTTCTGAACGCCTGTGCCGGAGCACCCGCCAGCGGGCAGCCTGTGCACAGCTCAACGACTTCCTCCAGGAGTATGGCACTCAGGGGTGCCAAGTGTGA
- the LOC104674109 gene encoding steroid 21-hydroxylase: protein MLFLGLLLLLPLLAGARLLWNCWKLRSLHLPPLVPGFLHLLQPDLPIYLLGLTQKFGPIYRLHLGLQDVVVLNSKRTIEEAMVKKWADFAGRPEPLTYKLVSKNYPDLSLGDYSLLWKAHKKLTRSALLLGIRDSMEPVVEQLTQEFCERMRAQAGTPVAIEEEFSLLTCSIICHLTFGDKIKEDNLVPAYYKCIQEVLKTWSHWSIQIVDVIPFLRFFPNPGLRRLKQAIEKRDHIVEKQLRQHKETLVAGQWRDMMDYMLQGVAQPSMEEGSGQLLEGHVHMAAVDLLIGGTETTANTLSWAVVFLLHHPEIQQRLQEELDHELGPGASSSWVAYKDRARLPLLNATIAEVLRLRPVVPLALPHRTTRPSSICGYDIPEGTVIIPNLQGAHLDEMVWERPHEFWPDRFLEPGKNSRALAFGCGARVCLGEPLARLELFVVLTRLLQAFTLLPPGDALPSLQPLPHCSVILKMQPFQVRLQPRGTGAHRPSQSQ, encoded by the exons ATGCTcttcctggggctgctgctgctgctgcccctgctgGCTGGCGCCCGCCTGCTATGGAACTGCTGGAAGCTCAGGAGCCTCCACCTCCCGCCTCTTGTCCCGGGCTTCCTGCACCTGCTGCAGCCCGACCTCCCCATCTATCTACTTGGCCTGACTCAGAAATTCGGGCCCATCTATAGGCTCCACCTTGGGCTGCAAG ATGTGGTGGTGCTGAACTCCAAGAGGACCATTGAGGAAGCCAtggtcaaaaagtgggcagactTTGCTGGCAGACCTGAGCCACTTACCT ACAAGCTGGTGTCTAAGAACTACCCGGATCTGTCCTTGGGAGACTACTCTCTGCTCTGGAAAGCCCACAAGAAGCTCACCCGCTCAGCCCTGCTGCTGGGCATCCGTGACTCCATGGAGCCTGTGGTGGAGCAGCTGACTCAGGAGTTCTGCGAG CGCATGAGAGCCCAGGCCGGCACCCCTGTGGCCATTGAGGAGGAATTCTCTCTCCTCACCTGCAGCATCATCTGTCACCTCACCTTCGGAGACAAGATCAAG GAGGACAACTTAGTGCCTGCCTATTACAAATGTATCCAGGAGGTGTTAAAAACCTGGAGCCACTGGTCCATCCAAATTGTGGATGTGATTCCCTTTCTCAGG TTCTTCCCCAATCCAGGTCTCCGGAGACTGAAGCAGGCCATAGAGAAGAGGGACCACATCGTGGAGAAGCAGCTGAGGCAGCACAAG GAGACTTTGGTGGCAGGCCAGTGGAGGGACATGATGGACTACATGCTCCAAGGGGTGGCGCAGCCGAGCATGGAAGAGGGCTCTGGACAGCTCCTGGAAGGGCATGTGCACATGGCTGCAGTGGACCTCCTCATCGGTGGCACTGAGACCACTGCAAACACTCTCTCCTGGGCCGTGGTTTTTCTACTTCACCACCCTGAG ATTCAGCAGCGACTGCAGGAGGAGCTAGACCATGAACTGGGCCCCGgtgcctccagctcctgggttgcCTACAAAGACCGCGCACGGCTGCCCTTGCTCAATGCCACCATCGCCGAGGTGCTGCGCCTGCGGCCCGTTGtgcccctggccctgccccaccGCACCACACGGCCCAGCAG CATCTGCGGCTATGACATCCCTGAGGGCACAGTCATCATCCCGAACCTCCAAGGCGCCCACCTGGATGAGATGGTCTGGGAGAGGCCACATGAGTTCTGGCCTG ATCGCTTCCTGGAGCCAGGCAAGAACTCCAGAGCGCTGGCCTTCGGCTGTGGGGCGCGTGTGTGCCTGGGAGAGCCCTTGGCGCGCCTGGAGCTCTTCGTGGTGCTGACCCGACTGCTGCAGGCCTTCACGTTGCTGCCCCCTGGGGATGCCCtgccctccctgcagcccctgccccacTGCAGTGTCATCCTCAAGATGCAGCCATTCCAAGTGCGGCTGCAGCCCCGGGGCACGGGGGCCCACCGCCCGAGCCAAAGCCAGTGA